Proteins encoded by one window of Ficedula albicollis isolate OC2 unplaced genomic scaffold, FicAlb1.5 N00524, whole genome shotgun sequence:
- the CYHR1 gene encoding cysteine and histidine-rich protein 1 yields MCAGCFIHLLADSRLKEEQATCPNCRCEISKSLCCRNLAVEKAVSELPAECGFCARQFPRSLLERHQKEECQDRVTQCRYKRIGCPWQGPFHELSVHEAECSHPTKTGNELMEILDEMDQSRHKEMQLYNSIFSLLSFEKIGYTEVQFRPYRTDDFITRLYYETPRLTVLNQTWVLKARVNDSERNPNLSCKRTLSFQLILKSKVQSPMECSFLLLEGPYDDVKINPVIYHFVFSNESNETDYMALPIVDSVECNKLLAAKNINLRLFIFQIQK; encoded by the exons ATGTGTGCCGGGTGTTTCATCCacctgctgg CCGACTCGCGGCTGAAGGAGGAACAGGCCACCTGCCCCAACTGCCGCTGCGAGATCTCCAAGAGCCTCTGCTGCCGCAACCTGGCCGTGGAGAAGGCGGTGAGCGAGCTGCCGGCCGAGTGCGGCTTCTGCGCCCGCCAGTTCCCCAGGTCCCTGCTGGAGAGGCACCAGAAGGAGGAGTGCCAGGATAG GGTGACGCAGTGCCGGTACAAGCGCATcggctgcccctggcaggggccGTTCCACGAGCTCTCGGTGCACGAGGCCGAGTGTTCGCACCCCACCAAGACGGGCAACGAGCTGATGGAGATCCTGGACGAGATGGACCAGAGCCGCCACAAGGAGATGCAGCTCTACAACAGCATCTTCAGCCTGCTCAGCTTCGAGAAGATCGGATACACCG AGGTTCAGTTCCGCCCGTACCGCACCGACGACTTCATCACGCGCCTGTACTACGAGACGCCGCGCCTCACCGTGCTCAACCAGACCTGGGTGCTCAAGGCGCGCGTCAACGACTCGGAGCGCAACCCCAACCTGTCGTGCAAGCGCACGCTGAGCTTCCAGCTGATCCTCAAGAGCAAGGTCCAGTCCCCCATGGAatgctccttcctgctgctcgAGGGGCCCTACGACGACGTCAAGATCAACCCCGTCATCTACCACTTCGTCTTCAGCAACGAGAGCAACGAGACCGACTACATGGCGCTGCCCATCGTCGACTCGGTGGAGTGCAACAAACTGCTGGCGGCCAAGAACATCAACCTGCGGCTTTTTATATTCCAGatccaaaaataa